Below is a genomic region from Pseudomonadota bacterium.
GATGGCGAGCGCGGCCCGCATGTGCCCCACCGGGTCGACCCCCGCGTCGGCCGAGATCACCGACGGCGCGCCGCCGCGGAAGGCGTCAACGGCCTCGGCCACATGTCGAAGGGTCAGGATCGCGGTGAGATTGACCTTCACCCCCTCGTGCGAGAGCCTGCCGGCGACGCCGATGAGGGAAGTGCCCGACGTGGTGGTGACCGGAATCTTCACGTAGGCGTTGGGGGCCCACTGGCTGATGCGAAGCGCCTGGGCGGCGATCTCGTCCGCACTGTCGGCAACCACCTCGATGGAGACCGGGCGCGTTCCCGCCGCCGCCAGGGCGGCGCGCGAGAAGCGCTCGTAGTCAGTGACCCCGGCTTTGCGCGCCAGCGAGGGGTTGGTG
It encodes:
- a CDS encoding transaldolase, whose product is MKAADLRVKIFADGADLDVIRRRAADPMISGFTTNPSLARKAGVTDYERFSRAALAAAGTRPVSIEVVADSADEIAAQALRISQWAPNAYVKIPVTTTSGTSLIGVAGRLSHEGVKVNLTAILTLRHVAEAVDAFRGGAPSVISADAGVDPVGHMRAALAICRSADRAIELLWASPRELFNVVQASQVGVDIITVTDSLLEKLSQLGRDLGEVSLDTVRMLKADADMGGLRL